Proteins encoded in a region of the Flavobacteriaceae bacterium HL-DH10 genome:
- a CDS encoding glycoside hydrolase family 88 protein has protein sequence MKTTTKYITLFAIALGLSITSCKEAKKENSQETVKIEKVVPENLKWSERMMLSEIERFPEATKLDFATKARWTYTPGLVLSACSRVYEQTKNQKYYDYIYDYANTLIDSTGTIATYKLSNQNLDMIKSGDVLLFLYPITKEERFLKAMETLNSQLESQPKTSDGGYWHKKRYPYQMWLDGLYMAEPFHTRYAKEYIEDEAQKQKIYNDVVLQFDLIQKHSRDEKSGLLYHGWDESKEQKWANKETGNSQHFWSRGMGWYGMAMVDVLDFLPENHPGREKIITYLNQFAEAITNVQDESGLWWQVLDQGNREGNYLEATGTSMFTYAFAKGVRKGYLDKKYLDVANKAYTALINNLVSVEENGVVNLNKCCAVAGLGGNPYRDGSYEYYIGETIRSNDPKGTGPFIMASLELNK, from the coding sequence ATGAAAACTACAACTAAGTACATTACTCTATTTGCAATTGCATTAGGTTTATCAATAACATCTTGCAAAGAAGCAAAAAAAGAAAATTCTCAAGAAACAGTTAAAATTGAGAAAGTAGTTCCAGAAAATTTAAAATGGTCTGAAAGAATGATGCTTTCAGAAATAGAACGTTTTCCTGAAGCCACGAAGCTCGATTTTGCAACAAAAGCACGTTGGACATACACTCCTGGATTAGTACTAAGTGCCTGTTCAAGAGTTTACGAACAAACAAAAAATCAAAAATATTACGATTATATTTACGATTATGCCAATACACTAATTGACAGCACAGGAACCATAGCAACTTATAAATTATCAAACCAAAATCTAGACATGATTAAGTCTGGGGACGTGTTATTGTTTTTATATCCTATTACAAAAGAAGAACGTTTCTTAAAAGCAATGGAAACCTTAAACAGTCAATTAGAATCTCAACCGAAAACGTCTGATGGAGGGTATTGGCACAAAAAAAGATATCCTTATCAAATGTGGTTAGATGGTTTGTATATGGCAGAACCTTTTCATACACGTTATGCTAAAGAATACATTGAAGATGAAGCCCAAAAACAAAAAATTTATAACGACGTTGTCCTTCAATTCGATTTAATTCAGAAGCACAGTCGTGATGAAAAATCAGGTTTACTTTACCACGGTTGGGATGAAAGCAAAGAACAAAAATGGGCTAATAAAGAAACAGGAAATTCACAACACTTCTGGTCTCGTGGCATGGGTTGGTATGGAATGGCGATGGTAGATGTATTAGACTTTTTACCAGAAAATCACCCAGGACGCGAAAAAATAATTACTTACTTAAATCAATTTGCTGAAGCTATAACCAATGTGCAAGATGAGTCTGGTTTATGGTGGCAAGTTTTAGATCAAGGCAATAGAGAAGGTAACTATTTAGAAGCTACAGGAACATCAATGTTCACTTATGCATTTGCTAAAGGTGTGCGTAAAGGTTACTTAGATAAAAAATATTTAGATGTTGCTAATAAAGCCTACACGGCACTTATTAATAATTTAGTATCTGTTGAAGAAAACGGTGTTGTTAATCTAAATAAATGTTGTGCTGTAGCAGGATTAGGCGGAAATCCATATAGAGATGGCTCTTATGAATACTACATTGGAGAAACCATAAGATCAAATGATCCTAAAGGAACTGGTCCTTTCATAATGGCTAGCTTGGAATTAAACAAATAA
- a CDS encoding glycoside hydrolase 43 family protein yields MKFIKILLSLVIFTTLTFAQNQPPYVSDVWVSDQGNGTYKNPILHADYSDPDVVRVGDDYYMTASSFNTAPGLPILHSKDMVNWKLINYALLEQVPAETFNIPQHGNGVWAPAIRYHKGEIYIFWGDPDFGVYMVKTKDPYGVWDKPILVMEGKGLIDTCPLWDDNGDAYLVHAYAGSRAGVKSLLSVNKMNPEGTKVIDAGIHVYDGHDIDDTIEGSKFYKRNGYYYIFAPAGGVSTGWQVILRSKNVYGPYERKVVLEQGSTKINGPHQGAWVDTPDGESWFYHFQDVDAYGRIVHLQPMSWKNDWPVMGQDFDKNGIGEPVMSHKKPNVGKTYPIETPVETDVFDGFNIGLQWQWQANSNVVWHAKLPGNDYLRLFSIKSVEDSENLWMVPNLLLQKFPAPNFTASTKITLVPEEAKSGKTAGLIIMGMDYATLSISHDDKGYFIKQTEAILAIKGADEKINDEKRLKSNSAYFKVEVSAPDAMCQFLYSENGKKFKKIGKPFKAQPGKWIGAKVGLFSVSAQEAKRGGYADVEYFKITK; encoded by the coding sequence ATGAAATTTATAAAAATCCTATTATCACTCGTAATATTTACAACCTTAACATTTGCTCAAAATCAACCCCCTTACGTTTCTGATGTTTGGGTAAGCGATCAAGGCAATGGCACTTATAAAAATCCAATTTTACACGCCGATTACTCAGACCCTGATGTTGTAAGAGTTGGAGACGACTATTACATGACAGCTTCTAGCTTTAATACCGCTCCAGGATTACCAATACTACATTCTAAAGATATGGTAAACTGGAAATTAATAAACTATGCTTTACTAGAACAAGTACCAGCAGAAACTTTTAACATACCTCAACACGGTAATGGTGTTTGGGCTCCCGCTATTCGTTACCATAAAGGTGAAATTTACATTTTTTGGGGCGATCCAGACTTTGGTGTTTATATGGTAAAAACAAAAGATCCTTATGGCGTATGGGACAAACCTATATTAGTTATGGAAGGCAAAGGACTTATAGATACTTGTCCGCTTTGGGATGATAATGGTGATGCTTATTTAGTACATGCCTATGCAGGAAGTCGCGCTGGTGTTAAAAGTTTATTATCCGTTAATAAAATGAATCCAGAAGGCACTAAAGTAATAGATGCCGGCATTCATGTATACGATGGACACGATATCGATGATACTATTGAAGGTTCTAAATTTTACAAACGAAATGGTTATTACTATATTTTTGCTCCTGCTGGTGGTGTTTCTACTGGTTGGCAAGTTATTTTAAGGTCTAAAAACGTTTATGGTCCTTACGAAAGAAAAGTGGTATTAGAACAAGGTAGCACAAAAATTAATGGTCCTCATCAAGGTGCTTGGGTAGATACTCCTGATGGTGAATCTTGGTTTTATCATTTTCAGGATGTAGATGCTTATGGTCGAATTGTTCACTTACAACCTATGTCTTGGAAAAATGACTGGCCAGTTATGGGACAAGATTTTGATAAAAATGGTATTGGAGAGCCTGTAATGTCTCATAAAAAACCAAATGTTGGTAAAACATATCCTATTGAAACACCTGTTGAAACAGATGTTTTTGATGGTTTTAATATTGGACTGCAATGGCAATGGCAAGCAAATTCTAATGTTGTTTGGCATGCAAAACTTCCAGGAAATGATTATTTAAGGTTGTTCTCAATTAAATCTGTTGAAGATTCAGAAAACCTATGGATGGTTCCTAACTTATTACTTCAAAAATTTCCTGCACCAAACTTTACAGCTTCAACTAAAATTACTTTAGTTCCAGAGGAAGCAAAAAGTGGTAAAACTGCTGGTCTAATTATTATGGGAATGGATTATGCTACTTTAAGTATTTCACACGATGATAAAGGTTATTTTATTAAACAAACTGAAGCTATTTTGGCAATAAAAGGTGCTGATGAAAAAATAAATGATGAAAAACGTTTAAAATCAAATTCTGCTTATTTTAAAGTTGAAGTATCGGCTCCAGATGCTATGTGTCAATTTTTATATTCAGAAAACGGGAAAAAATTCAAGAAAATAGGTAAACCTTTTAAAGCACAGCCAGGAAAATGGATTGGTGCCAAAGTGGGTTTATTTAGTGTTAGCGCTCAAGAAGCAAAACGTGGTGGTTATGCCGATGTAGAATACTTTAAAATTACCAAATAA